One part of the Muntiacus reevesi chromosome 18, mMunRee1.1, whole genome shotgun sequence genome encodes these proteins:
- the LOC136149910 gene encoding putative olfactory receptor 3A4, protein MDPGASGNESVVTEFVLLGLTKTPALRPILFIIFLLAYVATVGGNFSILAAILAEPKLHTPMYFFLGNLSLLDVGCISVTVPAMLGHFMSNNRSILYRSCLSQLFFFHLLAGVDCFLLTVMAYDRYLAICQPLTYSTRMSWGVQRALAGVSCVFSFSNALTQTVTVSTLNFCGPNVINHFYCDLPQLFQLSCSSTQLNEQLLFVAAAFMGVAPLVLITVSYGHVAAAVLRIRSAEGRKKAFSTCGSHLTVVGIFYGTGVFSYMRLGSVEASDKDKGIGILNTIISPMLNPVIYSLRNPDVQGALRRVFTRRQSPT, encoded by the coding sequence ATGGATCCGGGAGCCTCAGGAAATGAGTCAGTTGTCACTGAGTTTGTCCTGCTGGGCCTCACGAAGACCCCAGCTCTACGGCCCATCCTCTTCATCATCTTCCTTCTCGCTTATGTAGCTACTGTGGGGGGCAATTTCAGCATCCTGGCTGCCATCCTCGCTGAACCCaaactccacacccccatgtacttcttcctggggAACTTGTCCCTGCTGGATGTCGGGTGCATCAGTGTCACTGTCCCTGCCATGCTGGGGCATTTCATGTCCAATAACAGAAGCATTCTCTATCGGTCCTGCCTCTCGCAGCTCTTCTTCTTCCACCTCCTGGCCGGGGTGGACTGCTTCCTGCTGACCGTCATGGCCTACGACCGCTACCTGGCCATCTGCCAGCCCCTCACCTACAGCACCCGCATGAGCTGGGGAGTCCAGCGAGCCCTGGCCGGCGTGTCCTgcgtcttttccttctccaatgcactgACTCAAACTGTGACTGTATCTACTCTCAACTTCTGTGGTCCCAATGTGATCAACCACTTCTACTGTGACCTCCCGCAGCTCTTCCAGCTCTCCTGCTCCAGCACCCAGCTCAACGAGCAGTTGCTCTTTGTAGCAGCAGCCTTCATGGGTGTGGCCCCCTTGGTCCTCATCACTGTGTCCTATGGGCACGTGGCAGCCGCAGTCCTGCGGATCCGCTCAGCGGAGGGCAGAAAGAAAGCCTTCTCCACATGTGGCTCCCACCTCACCGTGGTGGGCATCTTCTATGGCACAGGTGTCTTCAGCTACATGCGGCTGGGCTCAGTGGAGGCTTCAGACAAGGACAAGGGCATTGGCATCCTCAACACCATCATcagccccatgctgaaccccgTCATCTACAGTCTCCGGAACCCCGATGTGCAGGGAGCCCTGAGACGGGTGTTCACCCGTAGACAGTCCCCCACGTGA